One Paenibacillus sp. SYP-B4298 genomic window, AAATTCGGATTTGAGCTTCATCGCTCCGAAGCCATCGATTTTGCAATCTATATCATGGTCGCCGTCCACTAGGCGAATATTTTTGACACGAGTCCCGATCTTGACCACCGAGGAGCTCCCCTTGACCTTCAAATCCTTGATCACCGTCACCGTATCCCCATCTTGCAATATATTCCCATTCGCATCCCGATACACCTTCTGCTCCTCCTGCGGGGCAGCATCAGCCTCAGGGTTCCATTCATGCGCGCACTCCGGGCAGATCAACAGATTCCCATCTTCATATGTATACACCGATCCGCATTGCGGACAATTTGGCAGATTTGCCATGTTACCTTCACTCCTCATTGTATGTAATAACCCCATTATGCTGCGGCGACCAACAACGCATGACCCATTACGAAGCCGCCGCGGCTACCTGCTCCAGCAGCCTCTCTGCCGCATCCCTCTCCATCGACAATATGCCGACCGTCTCGATGATGCGCCCTTGCTGGAGCCGTTCATCCAGCCATTGTGAGACGAACCCAGGTGCGTAGCCTCGCTGACCGAACTCCCCTCCGAAGGCAATCATCTCCGAGTAGCGTGCGAGGTACTGCTCGCGGGTCGTGTCTGGATAGCAACCTGTGTAGAGCCAGAATTGCAGGTCATACATCAAGTACGATCGCTCATCCGCGTGGAAGGAGAACGATCCCTTCTCCTCCACCACCCGAAGGCAGATCGCTCGTATCTGCTGCTCCAGCTTATCCGGCTCGCCAGTCCTGGCGCATAGCTCAGCAAGCAGCGGCGAGAACGCCCCGTTCCTCACCCGCTCCAGCGCATCCTGCTTGTCCTGCTCCGATGTGTCATAGACATCGCTATGCACCAGCCCGCGAATAAAGGCCTCGAAATTCTCGGCTACAAACGTGATCTCATAGTCATCCTCCTGGTCGACATGAATCACCTCCGGTTCCCCATCTGGGCCGCAATGCGTATAATCCAGCATCACCACATCATGCCCCGCTGAGGGACAGTCACAGATAACG contains:
- a CDS encoding zinc ribbon domain-containing protein YjdM, which encodes MANLPNCPQCGSVYTYEDGNLLICPECAHEWNPEADAAPQEEQKVYRDANGNILQDGDTVTVIKDLKVKGSSSVVKIGTRVKNIRLVDGDHDIDCKIDGFGAMKLKSEFVRKA